A section of the Deinococcus taeanensis genome encodes:
- a CDS encoding enoyl-CoA hydratase-related protein, translated as MTFQSVNLTHAGEIATLTLTGRKSSMGPTFWPEVPRALRDLRGARVLILRGEELFSAGLDVRASAPIIAPTLGDPEAFSAVVREMHAAIDAFAALPIPVIAAVHGWCIGAGLELIAACDLRLCSADARFSLPEVKLGITADLGGLQRLPPLIGLGRAAHLALTALPIDAPTAERWGLVTEVLLTPDALFERAHALATHLAALPARALEGTKRTLHDRLPHDQSLANAVTWNARHMTAAGLAQALK; from the coding sequence ATGACCTTTCAGAGCGTGAACCTCACCCACGCCGGTGAGATCGCCACCCTGACCCTGACTGGCAGGAAGAGCAGCATGGGCCCCACCTTCTGGCCGGAAGTTCCCCGGGCGCTGAGGGACCTGCGCGGCGCGCGCGTGCTGATCCTGCGCGGCGAGGAACTGTTCAGCGCCGGTCTGGACGTCCGCGCCAGCGCGCCCATCATCGCACCCACCCTCGGCGATCCCGAAGCGTTCAGCGCCGTGGTGCGTGAAATGCACGCCGCCATCGACGCGTTCGCGGCGCTTCCCATTCCCGTGATTGCCGCCGTGCACGGCTGGTGTATCGGCGCAGGCCTGGAACTGATCGCCGCCTGCGACCTGCGGCTGTGCAGCGCCGACGCACGGTTCAGCCTGCCGGAAGTGAAACTCGGCATCACCGCCGACCTGGGCGGCCTGCAGCGTCTCCCCCCCCTGATCGGCCTGGGCCGCGCCGCTCACCTCGCCCTGACCGCCCTGCCCATCGACGCACCCACCGCAGAACGCTGGGGTCTGGTCACCGAGGTGCTCCTCACCCCGGACGCCCTGTTCGAGCGTGCGCACGCCCTCGCCACTCACCTCGCCGCTCTACCGGCCCGCGCCCTCGAAGGCACGAAACGCACCCTGCACGACCGGCTGCCCCACGACCAGAGCCTGGCGAACGCCGTGACCTGGAACGCCCGGCACATGACGGCCGCAGGACTCGCCCAGGCCCTGAAGTAA
- a CDS encoding sensor histidine kinase, which yields MPGAVRPTADPESAPGPDPGGVPLRQFLLRPFVLPFTLLLGVGVAVLYGVTQNDAALQRVLASQERAQLIDMLTQQVSAMENAERGFVITGQDAFLEPFLDAQATFQATVFALQDLTVTGLQRENLGRVEAAVKRWMEQAAQPEIQARRVSATRAAQLVGTGQGRAILDEAREGLRVMTRNETIRLNDATRASHSMLESVRWVTVLGLILSITLLILTGYRVTRTVSRTLGALNAGAQDIAAGQYERRMPRTPVQELTRLGATFDRMAQAVQDRESDLTRAAQALQTSNAHLERSNRELEQFAYVASHDLQEPLRTIGSYTELLARRYRGQLDERADQYIAFTTSATHRMKSLIQDLLAYSRVRQAARVTVPVNLTGLVEQLLDDLHTQIQVTGAQVQVGPLPTVNSNPELLRHALQNLIGNALKFTRPGEPAHVQVSATQDGHRWVLHVQDHGIGIAPEYHERIFGVFQRLHGIDEYTGSGIGLAVTRSAAEQMGGTLWVDSTPGLGSTFHLALPITPAPALGGPT from the coding sequence ATGCCGGGTGCCGTTCGTCCCACAGCCGATCCGGAGTCCGCACCCGGGCCGGACCCGGGGGGCGTACCGCTGCGGCAGTTTCTGCTGCGCCCGTTCGTGCTGCCGTTCACGCTGCTGCTCGGGGTGGGCGTCGCCGTGCTGTACGGCGTGACCCAGAACGACGCGGCGCTGCAGCGCGTGCTGGCGTCCCAGGAACGCGCGCAGCTGATCGACATGCTCACGCAGCAGGTATCTGCCATGGAGAACGCCGAGCGCGGCTTCGTGATCACCGGACAGGACGCGTTCCTCGAGCCCTTCCTGGACGCCCAGGCCACCTTCCAGGCCACCGTGTTCGCGCTGCAGGACCTCACCGTGACCGGGCTGCAGCGCGAGAACCTCGGCCGCGTGGAGGCGGCCGTGAAACGCTGGATGGAACAGGCCGCCCAGCCGGAAATCCAGGCGCGCCGGGTTTCCGCCACCCGCGCCGCGCAGCTTGTCGGCACCGGCCAGGGCCGCGCCATCCTCGACGAGGCCCGTGAGGGGCTCCGGGTCATGACCCGCAACGAGACCATCCGCCTGAATGACGCCACGCGCGCCAGCCATTCCATGCTGGAATCCGTGCGCTGGGTAACCGTGCTGGGCCTGATCCTCAGCATCACCCTGCTGATTCTCACGGGGTACCGCGTCACCCGTACCGTTTCACGCACCCTGGGCGCCCTGAATGCCGGGGCGCAGGACATCGCCGCCGGCCAGTACGAGCGGCGCATGCCGCGCACCCCGGTGCAGGAACTCACGCGTCTGGGCGCCACCTTTGACCGCATGGCGCAGGCCGTGCAGGACCGCGAATCGGACCTCACGCGCGCCGCCCAGGCCCTGCAGACCAGCAACGCGCACCTGGAACGCAGCAACCGCGAACTCGAACAGTTCGCGTACGTCGCCAGTCATGACCTTCAGGAGCCGCTGCGCACCATCGGCAGCTACACCGAACTGCTCGCCCGGCGCTACCGCGGCCAGCTCGATGAACGCGCCGACCAGTACATTGCCTTTACCACGTCCGCTACGCACCGCATGAAGTCCCTCATTCAGGACCTCCTGGCGTACTCCCGCGTGCGGCAGGCGGCCCGCGTGACGGTGCCGGTCAACCTGACGGGGCTCGTGGAACAACTCCTGGACGACCTGCACACGCAGATCCAGGTGACCGGCGCGCAGGTGCAGGTCGGGCCGCTCCCCACCGTGAACTCGAACCCCGAACTGCTCCGCCACGCGCTGCAGAACCTGATCGGCAACGCCCTGAAGTTCACCCGGCCCGGCGAACCCGCGCACGTTCAGGTGAGCGCCACGCAGGACGGGCACCGCTGGGTGCTTCACGTGCAGGACCACGGTATCGGGATCGCTCCGGAGTACCACGAGCGGATTTTCGGCGTGTTCCAGCGCCTGCACGGCATAGACGAATACACTGGCAGCGGCATCGGGCTGGCCGTGACCCGCAGCGCCGCCGAGCAGATGGGCGGCACCCTGTGGGTGGACAGCACCCCCGGGCTGGGCAGTACATTTCACCTGGCCCTGCCCATCACGCCGGCGCCAGCCCTGGGAGGCCCCACATGA
- a CDS encoding response regulator: MTPTDKHVEILLVEDNPADVMLTQEAFEEAHFPHRLNHARDGLDALRFLRREGEHAAAPRPDVILMDLNMPRMSGLELLDLLKEDPELRSIPVIVLTTSRAESDIWRSYNLHANAYIPKPVSISEFVEVIQTLGNFWFHKVALPSPPHDPR, from the coding sequence ATGACACCCACTGATAAACACGTCGAGATTCTGCTCGTCGAGGACAACCCCGCGGACGTGATGCTCACCCAGGAAGCCTTCGAGGAGGCGCACTTCCCGCACCGCCTGAACCACGCGCGTGACGGCCTCGACGCGCTGCGTTTCCTGCGCCGCGAAGGCGAACACGCCGCGGCCCCCCGCCCCGACGTGATCCTGATGGACCTGAACATGCCGCGCATGAGTGGCCTCGAACTCCTCGACCTGCTCAAGGAGGACCCGGAACTGCGCAGCATTCCGGTGATCGTCCTGACCACCAGCCGCGCTGAAAGTGACATCTGGCGCAGCTACAACCTGCATGCCAACGCCTACATCCCCAAGCCGGTGTCCATCTCGGAATTCGTGGAGGTCATTCAGACGCTGGGGAACTTCTGGTTCCACAAGGTGGCGCTGCCGTCGCCACCTCACGACCCCCGCTGA
- the pdxY gene encoding pyridoxal kinase PdxY, translating to MKETAPSAPITTVPQNILSIQSWVSYGHVGNAAAVFPLQRLGFEVWAIQTVQFSNHTGYGAWTGAVFPPELVAELIDGIEARGVLPDCDAVLSGYMGSEGTVGAVVGAVRRVRAANPAALYCCDPVMGDVGRGVFVRPELPELIGAQAIPEADIVTPNQFELELLTGQTVDTLEHALDAARALRERLRPGGPRIVLVTSLVRSGAPEQSIETLVVTDDGAWQCRTPLLPLDPPRNGTGDAIAALFFGHYLKAGQAAQALSLAMSALYALLQRTHLTGTREIQLVAAQDELVKPARLFEAQQVG from the coding sequence ATGAAGGAAACCGCGCCGAGTGCCCCAATCACCACTGTGCCGCAGAACATCCTGAGCATCCAGTCGTGGGTGAGTTACGGGCACGTCGGGAACGCTGCGGCAGTGTTTCCCCTGCAGCGCCTGGGGTTTGAGGTCTGGGCCATCCAGACCGTGCAGTTCAGCAATCACACCGGGTACGGCGCCTGGACGGGCGCGGTGTTTCCGCCGGAGCTCGTGGCAGAACTCATTGACGGCATTGAGGCCCGCGGGGTCCTGCCGGACTGTGACGCCGTGCTCAGCGGGTACATGGGCAGCGAGGGCACAGTGGGCGCGGTGGTGGGGGCGGTGCGGCGCGTACGGGCGGCGAACCCGGCGGCGCTGTACTGCTGCGACCCGGTGATGGGGGACGTGGGCCGCGGGGTGTTCGTCCGGCCGGAACTGCCGGAGCTGATCGGGGCGCAGGCCATCCCAGAGGCGGATATCGTCACGCCGAACCAGTTCGAACTGGAACTGCTGACCGGTCAGACGGTAGATACCCTGGAGCACGCGCTGGACGCCGCACGCGCGCTGCGTGAGCGCCTGCGTCCGGGTGGTCCGCGCATCGTGCTGGTCACGAGCCTGGTGCGCAGCGGCGCGCCGGAGCAGAGCATCGAGACCCTGGTCGTCACGGATGACGGCGCGTGGCAGTGCCGCACGCCGCTGCTGCCGCTGGACCCGCCGCGCAACGGAACTGGGGACGCCATTGCGGCGCTGTTCTTCGGGCACTACCTGAAGGCCGGTCAGGCGGCGCAGGCGCTGAGCTTGGCCATGAGCGCCCTGTACGCCCTGCTGCAACGCACGCACCTGACAGGCACGCGGGAGATTCAGCTGGTCGCCGCGCAGGATGAGCTTGTGAAGCCCGCGCGGCTGTTCGAGGCGCAGCAGGTCGGCTGA
- a CDS encoding Ppx/GppA phosphatase family protein: MRVAVADVGTNSSHLLIAEAARGNAGGYRVLDALKDRTRLGECLDDAGNLTPEGEDRLASALTRFRALASGAGVAEVHVYATSALREAPNGEAVAARMLSRTGVYPAIISGEREGTLTYLGAAHSVELGEDNVLLDLGGGSLEFVRGDAERPQDVLSLPLGGIRMTRAFIRSDTPGRRELAALDQAVQAALAPHAARFRVRAGTRVILSSGTAEAAAEAILARRGEGPRGVNGVRCTRAELHDLLEHVRALKGPARARVPGLERRAGTVVAALATLLAALDVLNAPAFTVSEGALREGMLIEELTRLEAYSSSISARQRSVLGTAERFGANLSHSRQVAALARELLSRLEAAGVPLGADGEAKSLLTAAGALHEVGQIVAQSAHHKHSAYLIRHAELRGFTPREIELIALLARYHRKSPPKASHPEFMALSGADQALVTRLTGILRVADGLDRSHAGSTRVTGLDRRGEGWRLSVRGATPLDLEGARDKADVWARAFGPLTLRSE; the protein is encoded by the coding sequence ATGAGGGTCGCGGTTGCGGATGTCGGCACGAACTCCAGTCACCTGCTGATTGCCGAGGCGGCGCGCGGCAACGCGGGCGGGTACCGGGTGCTGGACGCCCTGAAGGACCGCACGCGTCTGGGCGAATGCCTGGACGACGCGGGCAACCTGACCCCGGAGGGCGAGGACCGGCTGGCATCGGCACTGACGCGCTTCCGGGCCCTGGCGTCCGGCGCCGGTGTGGCCGAGGTTCACGTGTACGCCACGAGCGCCCTGCGGGAAGCGCCGAACGGCGAGGCCGTCGCCGCACGGATGCTTTCGCGCACCGGGGTGTACCCGGCGATCATCAGCGGGGAGCGTGAGGGCACACTGACGTACCTGGGCGCGGCGCACTCGGTGGAGCTCGGCGAGGACAACGTGCTGCTGGACCTGGGGGGCGGCAGCCTGGAGTTCGTGCGGGGGGACGCCGAGCGGCCGCAGGACGTGCTGAGCCTGCCGCTGGGCGGCATCCGGATGACGCGGGCGTTCATCCGTTCAGACACGCCGGGCCGGCGTGAACTGGCCGCGCTGGACCAGGCGGTTCAGGCGGCCCTGGCGCCGCACGCCGCCCGGTTCCGCGTGCGGGCCGGGACGCGCGTCATTCTGTCCAGCGGCACGGCGGAAGCGGCGGCCGAGGCGATCCTCGCCCGGCGGGGCGAAGGACCGCGCGGCGTGAATGGGGTGCGCTGCACCCGAGCGGAACTGCACGACCTGCTGGAGCACGTGCGGGCGCTGAAAGGTCCGGCGCGGGCGCGGGTACCGGGGCTGGAGCGGCGGGCCGGGACGGTCGTGGCGGCCCTGGCGACGCTGCTCGCGGCGCTGGACGTTCTGAACGCCCCGGCCTTCACGGTGAGTGAGGGAGCGCTGCGCGAAGGCATGCTCATCGAGGAACTCACGCGCCTTGAGGCGTACAGTTCCTCGATCAGTGCGCGGCAGCGCAGCGTGCTGGGCACCGCGGAGCGGTTCGGGGCGAACCTGTCGCACTCCCGGCAGGTGGCGGCCCTGGCGCGCGAACTGCTGTCGCGCCTGGAGGCGGCGGGTGTGCCGCTGGGCGCGGACGGCGAGGCGAAAAGTCTGCTGACCGCGGCGGGCGCGCTGCACGAGGTGGGGCAGATCGTGGCGCAGAGCGCGCACCACAAGCACAGCGCGTACCTGATCCGCCACGCGGAACTGCGGGGGTTCACCCCGCGTGAGATTGAACTGATCGCGCTGCTTGCCCGGTATCACCGCAAGAGTCCGCCGAAGGCGTCGCATCCGGAGTTCATGGCCCTCAGCGGCGCGGATCAGGCGCTCGTCACGCGCCTGACGGGAATCCTGCGGGTCGCCGACGGCCTGGACCGCTCTCATGCGGGGAGCACGCGCGTGACGGGCCTGGACCGGCGCGGGGAAGGCTGGCGTCTGAGCGTGCGGGGCGCCACGCCACTGGACCTGGAGGGCGCGCGCGACAAGGCGGACGTGTGGGCCAGGGCGTTCGGGCCGCTGACACTGCGCAGCGAGTAG
- a CDS encoding GNAT family N-acetyltransferase: MTSTASVSGPAAAPQPPSVPPVSPVPVSPFAPLDAPSEQRLAVGQLLADCFAFAFPDDPAVLPEREALGLTHALPTERREHAVVWDGERALAWGCLAYDVEQNTHMAHLRVNVHPAARRHGLGRALAAFLMARASEAGRHTLTAGTTSRVPAGEMFAQHLGAQPALPMRQSRLDLAALDHDLLTRWQARPEGDPYRLHLWTRVPDGHLERVADMMMVMNTAPRGELEQQDWTITPEMIRAWEAMIEEEGETRFMMAVEDTRSGRLDSYTEVFWQIERAALVYQGATAVRPEARGQGLGKWVKAAMLQHVLDSCPGARWVQTSNANENAAMLGINVALGFAPWSTFTEWQLKR, encoded by the coding sequence ATGACCTCCACTGCCTCTGTGTCCGGCCCGGCCGCCGCGCCTCAGCCCCCTTCCGTTCCGCCCGTCTCCCCTGTGCCGGTCAGCCCGTTTGCGCCTCTCGACGCCCCTTCCGAGCAGCGCCTGGCGGTGGGTCAGCTGCTCGCCGACTGTTTCGCCTTCGCCTTCCCGGACGACCCCGCCGTGCTGCCTGAACGCGAAGCGCTGGGCCTCACGCACGCGCTGCCGACCGAACGCCGGGAGCACGCCGTGGTGTGGGACGGCGAACGGGCGCTGGCGTGGGGCTGCCTGGCGTACGACGTGGAGCAGAACACGCACATGGCGCACCTGCGCGTCAACGTGCACCCCGCTGCGCGCCGCCACGGCCTGGGCCGCGCCCTTGCCGCGTTCCTGATGGCGCGCGCCAGCGAGGCCGGCCGCCACACGCTGACCGCCGGCACGACCAGCCGCGTGCCGGCCGGGGAGATGTTCGCGCAGCACCTGGGCGCGCAGCCGGCGCTGCCGATGCGCCAGAGCCGCCTGGACCTCGCGGCGCTCGATCACGACCTGCTGACCCGCTGGCAGGCCCGCCCGGAGGGGGACCCTTACCGCCTGCACCTGTGGACCCGCGTGCCCGACGGGCACCTGGAGCGGGTGGCGGACATGATGATGGTCATGAACACCGCGCCCCGGGGTGAACTGGAGCAGCAGGACTGGACGATCACGCCTGAGATGATCCGCGCGTGGGAGGCCATGATTGAGGAGGAGGGCGAGACGCGCTTCATGATGGCCGTGGAGGACACCCGCAGCGGCCGCCTGGACTCGTACACCGAGGTGTTCTGGCAGATCGAGCGGGCCGCGCTGGTGTATCAGGGGGCCACCGCCGTGCGGCCTGAGGCGCGCGGCCAGGGCCTGGGCAAGTGGGTCAAGGCCGCCATGCTGCAGCACGTGCTGGACAGCTGCCCTGGCGCGCGCTGGGTGCAGACGAGCAACGCCAACGAGAACGCTGCGATGCTGGGCATCAACGTGGCGCTGGGCTTCGCGCCGTGGAGCACCTTCACGGAGTGGCAGCTGAAACGCTGA
- a CDS encoding DUF99 family protein, whose translation MFVHAIGFDDAPFHREWRGDVPVIGTTYARTTLHGVVSGRVRRDGRNSTAELARLVNLSPAHLQLILLQGIALAGFNVVDLHALHGATGRPVLIVARRAPNLDRIRAALLARVPGGARKWRLVQAAGPMEACGGVFVQRAGLTLTQAQEALEALTVTGRVPEPLRAAHLIARGVTRGHSAGGRV comes from the coding sequence GTGTTCGTGCACGCCATCGGTTTTGACGACGCGCCCTTTCACCGCGAATGGCGGGGAGATGTGCCGGTGATCGGCACGACGTACGCGCGGACCACGCTGCACGGCGTCGTCAGTGGCCGCGTGCGCCGCGACGGCCGCAACAGCACCGCGGAACTCGCGCGACTCGTGAACCTCTCCCCGGCGCACCTGCAGCTGATCCTCCTGCAGGGCATCGCCCTGGCGGGCTTCAATGTGGTCGACCTGCACGCGCTGCACGGAGCCACGGGTCGTCCGGTGCTGATCGTGGCGCGCCGTGCGCCCAACCTGGACCGGATCCGGGCGGCCCTCCTTGCCCGCGTCCCGGGCGGCGCCCGCAAGTGGCGGCTGGTGCAGGCCGCCGGGCCGATGGAGGCGTGCGGGGGCGTGTTCGTGCAGCGGGCAGGCCTGACGCTCACCCAGGCGCAGGAGGCTCTGGAGGCGCTGACCGTGACGGGCCGTGTTCCGGAGCCACTGCGGGCCGCGCACCTGATCGCCCGTGGCGTCACGCGGGGGCACAGTGCCGGTGGCCGCGTGTGA
- a CDS encoding DUF4384 domain-containing protein, with product MKSNLTTLLALGAAATLSTAGAQAKISAQSIIVNPTQPDLSVSVRVSKDTSGNQNPAYRIGEAISVSATVNRDAYVYLFNVNPDGSVDQVLPNRLSGANFVKANTTTTFPAADANFTYTVDGPIGQNKVLALASLTPLNLDQISQFKTAQDQFATVSTQGGQAGLAQALSIVVNPLPQNSWVTDTAFYTVAAQTPVTTGSLFVGTNVANATVILNGQRLGGANVTYSNLRAGTYPVRVQAPGYSDYSTTVTVRSGGTTNLNVEFAQALAAPVSSGNPVLDLIGNLLGAIAGTTIQDPARSAFDQKVRDLQAQGYVLQQTRPTSTGYSGTLVKGATTATLTVDRGANRTVRVNVSESTTYQY from the coding sequence ATGAAAAGCAACCTGACCACCCTGCTGGCCCTCGGGGCCGCCGCGACCCTCAGCACTGCCGGCGCTCAGGCGAAGATCAGCGCCCAGAGCATCATCGTGAACCCCACGCAGCCTGACCTGAGCGTCAGCGTCCGCGTGAGCAAGGACACGAGCGGCAACCAGAACCCCGCCTACCGCATCGGGGAAGCCATCAGCGTGAGCGCCACCGTCAACCGTGACGCCTACGTGTACCTGTTCAACGTGAACCCCGACGGCAGCGTCGACCAGGTTCTCCCCAACCGCCTCAGCGGCGCCAACTTCGTGAAGGCGAACACCACGACCACCTTCCCCGCCGCAGACGCGAACTTCACCTACACCGTGGACGGCCCCATCGGGCAGAACAAGGTGCTGGCCCTGGCGAGCCTCACCCCGCTGAACCTTGACCAGATCAGCCAGTTCAAGACCGCTCAGGACCAGTTCGCCACTGTCAGCACCCAGGGCGGTCAGGCCGGCCTTGCCCAGGCGCTGAGCATCGTCGTGAACCCTCTGCCTCAGAACAGCTGGGTCACCGACACGGCCTTCTACACCGTGGCCGCGCAGACACCGGTAACCACGGGCAGCCTGTTCGTGGGTACGAACGTTGCCAACGCCACCGTGATCCTTAACGGTCAGCGGCTCGGCGGCGCGAACGTCACCTACAGCAACCTGCGCGCCGGCACGTACCCCGTGCGTGTCCAGGCCCCCGGATACAGTGACTACAGCACCACCGTGACCGTGCGCAGCGGCGGCACCACCAACCTGAACGTCGAGTTCGCTCAGGCGCTCGCGGCACCCGTCAGCAGTGGCAACCCGGTGCTGGACCTGATCGGGAACCTGCTCGGCGCTATTGCCGGGACCACCATTCAGGACCCCGCGCGCAGCGCCTTCGACCAGAAGGTCCGCGACCTGCAGGCCCAGGGGTACGTGCTGCAGCAGACCCGCCCGACCAGCACCGGCTACAGCGGCACGCTCGTGAAGGGCGCCACGACCGCCACGCTGACCGTGGACCGCGGAGCGAACCGCACAGTGCGCGTGAACGTCAGCGAAAGCACCACCTACCAGTACTGA